The Rosa rugosa chromosome 1, drRosRugo1.1, whole genome shotgun sequence genomic sequence atttgtttgtttgatttttgtaGTTAATAAGCAGTTGAATGATAAAGAAAGAGTTGCTGCTGCCCTGGAGAATCCTAACCTTCGCCAACTTGTGGATGAGTGCCTCTATTCCAGTGAACTGTGACCAAGACTCGAGACCCACTGTACAGAAGAGACTAGTAATCATATGCAATAAGAAATTGCTTTTGTTGTATAATCACCTGCTTTTTTGCCTCTATCAAGGTGGTGTGACTTGGTGATCTGGAGAACTCTCTTGTAAAATAGAAAAGCATAGGTTGCAACATGTATCAACTCTATTCAAATGGTATGCACCATTGACTCGGAAATTTTCATTTCTACATCAGAAATTCTCTTACAGCCCCTTATATTTTCATTGCTCCTGGATACTGAAAGTTTTAATGTGCTATACGTTTGCAGTTTGATTGCTCGGTTACTTGTGATCTGGAAGTTCTTTCTCATCTCGAAAGTAATTTAAGAAAATCTTTGATTGGAATACCATCCTCGTTCAGGAAAGCAAAGAACAGAGTAATTCACCAGTTCATACGCAAGTTCGATTATAACAAACTTTCTAGGCCCctataaaataaagaaattagaTGGGGACGGAACGGTCAAGCCCTCACCATTCAGACCAACTATTCCATGTTGACTTGTTAGTAACTGGCACTCAAATTATAACCCTGGTACATATACATCCCTGGGTCTTGTTCCCAGGTATGGATTTCATCTAAGAGCCAGCAGCATTTTTACGACTCCAAGCCGTTTGTTACTGCCCTAATGCACTGTGCTTAATCTCTGAAATATTGCAGAAATTGGCAACAAAGTTCTCATGGAGCAAGAAGAAATGAAAGATTCATTCAAAGATAGAATGCCATTACAACGTATGTTCAATGTGAGAACATCAGAAAAACAACATAAAGAGGATGGTCTCTCTCCCTCATAGTTAGCAGCAGTTAAGCACAGTACTTGAAATACTTATTCATCCTTAACCAAGGAACTAAAACATAAGCACTTCCTGGTTCCCGTTTCCGAACTCAAGAACTAAGACTTGTACAAATAGATTCAGCTTCTGCTCATTGTATAATTCTTTAGATTACTACTATAATGGGCATTAGGCAGGGTTATTCAGGCGGTTGCAATAGGCTCTGGTGCCACCTCTGCTCCCATATGTCCATTTGCTATGTTGCATGGCTTCTCATCAAGTCCCCATAACTTGGCAGTTTTCACATCATCCTGGGCCATCATACGTGAAAACTCCTCGTGATCGTACTTTAGGGTGGTTTGTCCCCCAAACTCGACTGGAAGATTGTCAACATCAAAGAAAGTCTTCATGAGCTCCACACTTTCCTTACCTTTGGGGTAAACAAACTTCACCTTCTGAAATGTCTTGGCATCCAGGAAGTACTTGACAGCCTACACAAATGAAGACAGCAGGAACTTCATCAAATGTTAAGCTCAAATTTTAAGGGCTCAAACTTCAGTTGAAGTTATGTGCGTCTGTATTGGCCTGCATGTCTTTGTAATAACAGATTAAAAAATTGCCAACAGATCAGTACGTGTGAGTAGTTCAAACCTTCCAGAATGCCTGAAAAATCCTAGGTGGGTTGTAAAGAAATGCAACTGCAAGCCTCTCGGGGTAATGGTTCTGTAGAATGTTGATACATTCACGAGCTGTCTTGACGGAAACATTGGTGTTCAGTGAGAAGCCAGTGAAGTCAATCAACCATGACATTTGTTCTTGACCTTCACGAAGGTTGAGGATACCATTTTCTATAAGATAGACTAAATGGCGAACATTGCCTTCCGGTGAATTTGTGTTCTGAAAAAGtgaacaacaacaattaaatatgTTTACTACAGCCGTACTACCAATGTACCAAATTCTTTTGGTGATTGGGGGGTGGAAAGCCAACTACAAACCTGCATTGCTGGCCTCATTATAAGTACAGTCCTCCCAAGTCGATCATGAAAATTTGCTCTTGACACTTTGCCAGTCTCACCTTCATGTGCTACTTCATGCTGAACAATGACATGTTTCCATGGTAAGTACAAGCCTTAAATTAAATTATAAAACACTTAAATTCATAACCAATGCTTAACAGGTGATGGCTTATGGGTAATGCAGAAGAGTAAGCTGTGAATCATGTAAAGGAATTAACTGAACACAATGTGGTTAGAGAATTATCACTGGACTCCAAGCAAAACACTATTTGCCATATATTGGATGCAAACTAAATGAAATGCACACCCCAACATTGCTTTTTCGGCTGAGACAGAGGAAGTGATCAACACTTCAACAGGAACAAATCAAAGAGTACTAGAATTCCAATATAGATATTTCTAGTTTGTGCATGTCATCAAAGTTTAGCTGAATTACCCAACGGATTTCTTCAGGCTTGTAACTTGCCCTCCACCTGAGTGTCTCCTCTATCATTTTCTTTGCCTTCTCAAGATTCCAGTTCCTTGCTTCCAGATATCTCCCAAGGCATGCATCTGTGCAGTACTTCAAACTACGCCCAGATAACGGGCCGAGTGCAGCCCTGAGTTCTTTGATCTGATTGTAAATTTGCCACATCAATGTCAGTTTTCACTATTCAATACAGCTTTTCTTTGGAAAAAAAGATTGGAAGGTAAGGGTTGATTTTTCTTCCTCACTTCACTTGACTATTATCAACAT encodes the following:
- the LOC133718221 gene encoding uncharacterized protein LOC133718221; amino-acid sequence: MYLLRRKTHNPVEDDSAQKEAQKEAKIKELRAALGPLSGRSLKYCTDACLGRYLEARNWNLEKAKKMIEETLRWRASYKPEEIRWHEVAHEGETGKVSRANFHDRLGRTVLIMRPAMQNTNSPEGNVRHLVYLIENGILNLREGQEQMSWLIDFTGFSLNTNVSVKTARECINILQNHYPERLAVAFLYNPPRIFQAFWKAVKYFLDAKTFQKVKFVYPKGKESVELMKTFFDVDNLPVEFGGQTTLKYDHEEFSRMMAQDDVKTAKLWGLDEKPCNIANGHMGAEVAPEPIATA